In Acidimicrobiales bacterium, the following proteins share a genomic window:
- a CDS encoding DUF4012 domain-containing protein, with the protein MTAPPLPRPAPRRRRARARLVWALLLVTASATLAAAGAGKALWSARPSLATAAGAAEAGLAAARSGDREGAEQALGAAEAAFGRGRVALDAWYARPALAVPVVAQQLRAARAVARAGQETAAEARVVAGADAAGIRVQAGRLDLDRVKAVEAPLAALAATLGREHARVGAARSPWLLPPLANAVDRTEARLASAHRDADRAAGAAQLASALLGGHGPRRWFLAVQNPAEARAAGGIIGNYGVLVAENGRLRIERFGRTSELNDAASAAEPTLEGPADFRARYARFAPERVWQNVTMSPHFPSVAEAAEGLYRRQGGGVVDGVVSVDPAGLAALLALTGPVAVPGWPEPLSAANAVSVLLHDHYLRFEGDERVRFLGIAAEAVWSRLAAADMPPMPVVVSGLAPAVAGKHILLHSTRPAEQRALSRLGAAGALQPVRSDAFGLVTQNAGANKVDWFLRRSISYRARFDPTSGQMDAVADIHLENRAPASGLPAYVLGGPGAGPGPPGDNRVYLSVYTPLRARAATADGQVVPLEVGRERGRNVYSAYVTVPPGATLAVRITLEGEVAPGPYRLDILRQPMVEPDRVKVEVRSRPTGSSSRPTPDGGPMIIDELLRLDADTVLTAKDGR; encoded by the coding sequence CCCGCTCCCCGTCGCCGACGCGCCCGTGCCCGCCTGGTGTGGGCCCTCCTACTGGTCACCGCGTCGGCCACGCTGGCCGCTGCCGGTGCCGGCAAGGCCCTGTGGTCGGCGCGCCCGTCCCTTGCCACCGCCGCCGGGGCCGCCGAAGCGGGGCTGGCCGCCGCCAGGTCGGGCGACCGGGAGGGTGCCGAGCAGGCGCTGGGTGCCGCCGAAGCGGCCTTCGGGCGTGGCCGGGTTGCCCTGGATGCCTGGTACGCCCGGCCGGCGCTGGCCGTTCCCGTCGTCGCCCAGCAGCTGCGGGCGGCACGGGCGGTGGCCAGAGCCGGACAGGAGACCGCAGCCGAGGCCCGGGTCGTCGCCGGGGCCGATGCCGCCGGCATCCGGGTCCAGGCCGGGCGTCTCGACCTCGACCGCGTCAAAGCGGTCGAGGCGCCTCTGGCCGCCCTAGCCGCCACCCTCGGACGTGAGCACGCCCGGGTGGGCGCGGCTCGCTCGCCGTGGCTGCTGCCTCCCCTGGCCAATGCTGTCGACCGGACCGAGGCTCGCCTGGCCTCGGCCCATCGTGACGCGGACCGGGCCGCCGGGGCCGCTCAGCTGGCTTCTGCGCTGCTCGGTGGGCATGGCCCACGCCGTTGGTTCCTGGCCGTTCAGAACCCCGCCGAAGCCCGTGCTGCGGGAGGCATCATCGGCAACTACGGCGTGCTGGTGGCGGAGAACGGCCGCCTGCGTATCGAACGGTTCGGTCGCACCTCGGAGCTCAACGATGCCGCCTCGGCGGCCGAGCCCACACTCGAGGGGCCGGCGGACTTCCGGGCCCGCTACGCCCGCTTCGCCCCTGAGCGGGTGTGGCAGAACGTGACGATGTCGCCCCACTTCCCGTCGGTGGCCGAGGCGGCCGAGGGTCTCTATCGTCGCCAGGGCGGCGGGGTGGTCGACGGCGTGGTGAGCGTCGACCCCGCCGGCTTGGCCGCCCTCCTCGCCCTCACCGGGCCGGTGGCGGTGCCCGGCTGGCCCGAGCCGCTCAGCGCCGCCAACGCCGTTTCGGTCCTGCTCCACGACCACTACCTCCGCTTCGAGGGCGACGAACGCGTCAGGTTCCTTGGCATCGCCGCCGAGGCGGTGTGGTCTCGTCTGGCCGCCGCCGACATGCCCCCCATGCCTGTCGTCGTCAGCGGCCTGGCCCCTGCGGTGGCCGGCAAGCACATCCTGCTCCACAGCACCCGCCCCGCCGAGCAGCGGGCCCTGAGCCGCCTGGGCGCGGCCGGCGCCCTGCAGCCCGTGCGGAGCGACGCCTTCGGCCTGGTGACCCAGAACGCAGGCGCTAACAAGGTCGACTGGTTCCTCCGGCGCTCGATCTCGTACCGTGCCCGCTTCGACCCGACCAGCGGCCAGATGGACGCAGTGGCCGACATTCACCTCGAGAACCGGGCGCCGGCCAGCGGCCTCCCCGCCTACGTGCTGGGAGGGCCCGGCGCCGGCCCCGGCCCGCCCGGCGACAACCGCGTCTACCTGTCGGTGTACACACCACTGCGCGCACGCGCCGCCACCGCCGACGGGCAGGTCGTCCCGCTCGAGGTCGGGAGGGAGCGGGGCCGCAACGTGTACTCGGCATACGTCACCGTTCCGCCGGGCGCCACGCTGGCGGTGCGCATCACGCTGGAAGGCGAGGTGGCCCCCGGCCCCTACCGCCTCGACATCCTCCGCCAGCCGATGGTGGAGCCCGACCGCGTAAAGGTCGAGGTGCGCTCCAGACCCACCGGGAGTTCCTCCCGGCCCACCCCAGACGGAGGTCCCATGATCATCGACGAACTCCTGCGGCTCGACGCCGACACGGTGCTCACCGCGAAGGACGGCCGATGA